In the Pseudonocardia sediminis genome, AGTTCCGGGTCCGGGCGTGTGCCCGGCTTCCGGACGGCGGGCGGGCATGGAGGCCCGCCGTCGCCTCGAGGTCGGGAGCCGGCCCGGGGTCCGCCCGGGCGGCGTAGTAGCCGGTGTAGCCGGACTCGCCGGGGGCGACGCCGTTGAGCACCAGACCGATGTTCGTCAGGCCCGCGCTGGAGAGGATCTCCCGGGCCCGGGAGATCGACTCCAGCGGCGCGACCCGGGCCCGGACGACGCACAGCACCCCGTCGCCGAGCTTGGACAGGGCCAGCCCGTCGGCCACGGGGACCAGCGGAGGTGCGTCGAGCAGGACGGTGTCGTAGCGATTGCGGGCGTCGCGCAGTACGGCGCGCATCTGCTCGGACTCGAGCATCTCCAGCGGGTTGGGCGGGAGCGACCCCGCCGCGAGCAGGTCCAGGCGCGACGTGCCGGTCCCCTGCACCACGTCGGTGAACCGGACACGGCCCGACACGAGCTGGGTCAGGCCCGCTGCACCGGGCAGTCCGAGGTACGTCGCCGCGCGGGGCCGGCGCAGGTCGGCCTCGATCACCAGGACCCGACGGCCCGAGCGGGCCTCGGCCAGCGCCAGGTTGACCGCGACGGTCGACTTCCCCTCCCCCTCGACCGAGCTCGTGACCACGTAGCAGCGGGAGGCGTGCTGCCCGAAGTTGAGCATGTCGAAGTTCGTGCGGACGGCCCGGATGTTCTCGGCGGCCGCCGACTGTGGACGGTCACGCAGGAACAGCGGGGTGGTGGTGATCTCGGGGTCCGTCTCGACGGCGCCGAGCAGCGGTTTCGGGAACACGTGCGCCAGCTGCCCGGCGTTGCGGATCGTCCGGTCGAGCGAGCGCCGCACGACGGCGACGGTCACCCCGGCCAGGAGTCCGGCGATCAGGCCGAGCACCAGGAACAGCACCGGCCGCGGCGAGACGGGCTTCTCGGCGAGCAGCGGGCCCTGGACGAGCTGCGCGGTCACTGGGGGCGGCAGCGCGCGGTCGGCCGGCTGCTCCAGCGTGGCGACGAGGCGGGGGAACGTCCGGCCGACGGCGCCGGCGATCTGCTCGGCCCGTTGCGGGGACCGGTCGAGCACCTCGGCGGTGAGCAGCACCGTGTCCGGGCTGACCGACGCGGAGATGTCCTCGGCGATGTCGTTGGGGTCCTCGCCCAGCTGCAGGTCGGAGTCGACCTCGTTCGCGAGCCGGTACCCGGACAGCAGCGCGGTGTAGGACTTGACGCGTTCCTGGGAGAGCAGGCTCCCCTGGTAGGCGTCGGTCGAGCTGGAGCTCGTCGACTGCGTCGAGATGTAGAACGTGACGGCGGCCGAGTACGTCGCCGGCGTCAGCAGCGTCACCACCCCGGCCACCAGCACCCCGGCCAGCGTGACGCCGACGATCAGCTTCCAGGAGTCCCTCAGGACCAGGAGGTGTTCACGGATGGTCATCACCCCTCCTCTCTCCAGCCGTCCGGCCGGGTGGTCACGAGCACGAGCAGGACGAGCATCACCGCGATCTTCGCCATCGCCTGCAGCAGCGATCCGCGGACGAGGATGAACTCGTACGCGGCGACAGCGGGTACGAGCACCGCGGCCAGCGGCACCGCCGCCGTCGGCCCGGCGCGGGTGAGCTCGAAGGCGTCGTCGAGACGGCGGCAGGCCGCCCCGGCGGCGGCCAGGAGCGCGGCCGCGCCGGCCCATCCGAGGTCGACGTAGCCCTCGGCCCACAGCGGTGAGTCGATGTTGCGGTTGGCGAAGCCGACCTCGTCGGCGAGCAGGAAGGCGGTGTTGTCGGGCTTGTCCGTCCACAGCGACCGCGGCACCCAGAACGTCGCCGCCCCGAGGATCTGCCGGCCCCACTGCGGGCCCTGGCTGTCGCCGAAGCGCACCGCGATCCCGATGTCGGTGATCGAGCCGTAGTCGGTCTTGGCCAGGATGTAGTCGACCGGGCGGTCGTAGGTACCGGCGCCGGGGTTGGCGGCGAGCGTGGCGCTGTCGTAGCGGAACGCGTCCAGGTACGGGAAGACGGTCAGGGCGCCGAGCGCGAACGCCGTCACGAACGCCGCCCGGAACAGCGGCCGCGCCGAGCCGCGCCACGCGTAGAGCAGGCCGAGGATCACCGCGAACGCCCAGTACCGGGCGTTCGAGATCGGGTTGTTGACCACGACGTTCAGCCCGACCAGCAGCACCAGCAGCACCCAGGTCGAGGTGCGCGCCCGCACCTGCCGGTCGTCGGCCATCAGCCGTCCCAGGACCAGCAGCGCGACGAACGGCAGGCAGTTGGCCACGGTGGACAGTGAGCCGCCGGTGGCGTTCGTGCTCGAGCTGTACAGGCCCGACTGCGACAGCTCGTCGAACACCGCCTGGCGGCTGGACAGCAGCACGGACGGGCCGCCGAGCAGCGCCACGAACAGCGGCCCGGTGACGACGGCGAACCAGCCGAGCACGAGCGTGCGGCGGGGGTCGACGACCCGGCCCAGCAGCACACCGAACCGGGCGGCACCGGAACGGACGTCGCCGCCCCGGGCGCCGGCGGCGCGGTGCGCGACGTCGAACGCGACGATGCCGAGCAGCACCAGCAGCCCCTGGCGCTGCGCCTCGTCGAGGGTGAACGTGACGCCGAGGGGGTTGCTGCGGGCGAGGTCCTGGGTCAGACCGGCCACGGCCACCCAGCTGTAGGTGAAGATCCAGAAGCCGAGCGCGGCCCACTGCGCCCGGCCGCTCCACATCAGCGAGGCCAGCCGGCCCGCGGTGTAGAGGAACCCGGCGCCGAACAGCACGGTGGACAGTCCGAGGTGGGCCCGCCCGGAGTCGAGGACCGGCAGGAAGAACAGGCCCGACGGCACGGCGAGGAGTGCCGTCGCGCAGAACAGCGGCACCACGAACTGCGTGCCGGTGAGCCGCGGGGCGACCGGTGCGGGGGACGACGTCTCGGCGAGGGTCACCGGCGCTCCACCGGGGACCGGGGCTGCAGCCGGGCCGCCGCCGATCGGGAGAGCACCGTCCCGGCCGGGACGACGACACCGGCCGGGACGGTCGTTCCACGGAGCACGACGGCGCGCAGCGCGACCCACGCGCCGTTCCCGACGGTGATCGGCGCGTTGTCGTACTCGAACGACGGCGAGCGCGCGTCGTGGCTGCCGGTGCAGAGCACGGCTTCCTGCGAGACGCACACGTGGTCGCCGAGGACGATCGGCTCCAGGTTGAGCAGCCAGGCGCCCTCGCCGATCCAGACGTGCTCGCCGAGGCTCAGCTTCCAGGGCCAGTGCACGCGGACGCCGTTGCGGATGTTCGCCCCGCTCCCCACCTGCGCGCCGAACGCGCGCAGCAGCACCGGCCGCAGCCGGGCCGGCATCCACCAGGGCTGGAAGAGCAGGTGCGACACCGCGAACCACGCCGCCTGCACGGGCAGTGACCGGCCCTTGTCGTATCCGGTGCCGGTGAACAGGTCGAGCCGTCGGTCGGTCATGTCGCCCAGCTCCCGTGCAGGCGGACGTCGGCGGCGCCCGCGGCGTACTTGTAGAACTCCCAGCACGCGATCGACCCGGGAGCCGCCGCGATCCGCGGGTCGTCGAGCGAGGTGGTGGTGCCGTCGGGCAGGTGCAGGGTCGCGCGCGGGCCGTCGAGCACCGCCTCGACGACGACCGGGGTCTCGTCCTGCGGCAACGGCCGGGCGAACGTGCCCGACCCGACCTCGGACAGGGTCAGGTCCCGGATCACGCCGTAGATCCACCGCCGCGGCGTCACCACCAGGTGGCAGTGGGTGTCGCGGTAGGGCAGCGCGACCCAGGCGGCCAGGCACAGCGAGCCGGTCTCCTCCCCCGGCCCGAAGGAGAACCGTGCCCCGACCCGTCGCAGCGGGGTCCCGAGGTCCTGGTTCACGTAGGCCGCGCCGGGAGCGTCGGGGAGGTTCCCCTCGAGCGCGCCGGCCCGCACCGACGGCGGCCCCGGAGGACCGTTGACGGTCACGACGAACGGGACGCCCTCGTCCCCGGCCGCAGGGACCGGACCGTCGGACCGTGTATCCCATCGTGTGTGCAGCCGTGCCCCGGCCGGGGACGGCGACGCCGGGGCGGCGGGCGCCTCCGCGCACGCGCCGCAGGCCGCCACGCCCGCCAGGGCGAACAGCGCCCGGCGGCCGAGCCGCACCCGCCCGGTCACGCGGGCACCGCCACCGGCGGACGGGTGCGCTCGGCGACGACGGCGGTCACGGCCGTGGTCAGCAGCGCGGCGAGTGACATGCCCCACGCGATGCCGAGCACGCCGTGCAGCGCCAGCCCGGCCAGCGCCCCGGCCACCATCAGCACCGTGCCGGCGACCTGGACGAGGAAGAGCAGCCGTCCGCGCTGCATCCCGCGCAGGCGCGCCTGGTAGGGCACGGACAGGCCGGAGAGCAGGGTCTGCAGCGCGATCGGGGCGACGAGCGCGGCGAACCCGAGGTAGCGCGGGAAGAGCAGGTCCAGCAGGAACCCGCGCAGCGGGATCGCCACCAGCGCCAGCAGCCCGAGGACGGTCACACAGATCAGGGACAGGCGCTGGAGCCGGGCCAGGCCAGCGGTGTCGCGGTCGGCGGCCAGGCGGGCGAACCGCGGGGTGGTCAGCACCATCACCGCCGCGAACAACGTGACGGCCGGCTGGAACACCAGCAGCTGCACCGCGCGCAGTCCGGCCATCTCGGACGCGGCCAGGACGGCGCCCGCCAGCAGCAGGACGGCGTAGACCTGGATCTGTCCGAGCAACGACGTCAGGGTGAACCAGCCGGAGAGGTGGCGGCCGGCGTGCAACCACGGCTTCGGGGCGCGCGGGCGGTCCATCCCGACCGCGAACAACGTCGCGACCGCCACCAGCGCACCGATCCCCCACGCCGCCGCCGTGGTGAGGACCGACCACGCGCCGAGCACCGCGACGACCACGAGGACGGCTCCCTGCGCGATCGCCCACGCACCGTCGACGAGCAGCGCCGCGCCGGTGCGCGAGCGGGCGAGCAGCACGAACCGGCCCGCGTCGGCGACGAGCGCACCGATCAGCCACGGCGCGAACCACGCCAGCTCGGTCACCGACCCGGACCCGAGCGCCGCGACGGCAAGGGCCAGCACGCTGCCGGCGACGCCGAGCACGCCCGCCGTCCCCAGGGCCGAGCCGGCCAGCCGGGACTCCTCGTCCGGCGACCCGACCGTGGGCAGGTGCGCGAGCACCGGCTCCCCGACGACGGCCCGGACCCCCGCGGAGTAGATGGTCACCACCGCATAGGCGACGACGAACGCGCCGAACGCGTCCGCCGTCAACACCAGGGAGGCGATGAACGCCGTCAGGTAGTTGGTCGCCGAGCTCAGCAGCTGGTCCGCCACGCCGTAGGCGGAGCGCGACGACTGCACGAGCGAGGTCATTTGATGTCGACGACGGTCCGGACGAAGAACGGCGCCGTCGGGTCGAGGGCACGGACGGGCTTGGCCGGCACACCCGCGAACAGGTGCGGCTCCGACGTCAGCTTGCCGGTGACGACAGCGCCGGAGGCGACGATCGACGCGTCGGGCACCACCGAACCCGGGAGCAGCACGCACCGGCTGCTCACCAGTGAGTGGTCACCCAGGCGCACCGGGAAGCAGCTCTGCCGGACGTTGTCGAAGTCCACCGCGTGCGTCTGCACCAGGGTGCCGAAACCGGCGATCCAGGAGAACGCGTCGAGCTCGATGCGGTCGCAGGCGTCGAGGATGTGGAACGCGGTGACGCCCGACCCCTGCCGCAGGATCAACGCCGGGTGGCGCTCCTTGTGGTTGAAATACCCGCGGTCGGGCCGCACCGAGTTGATGAAGTTCAGCGACCCGATCGACGCGTCCTTCTCCAGCACGACGTCGGTGCAGCCCCGGACGACGTTGAGACTCCCGATCACCGCGCCCTCGCCCATGACGAGGTTCTCGACGTCGACGAACGACCGCCCAATCCGGGCGGTGGGGTGCAGGTCGTGACCGAGCAGACGACGGTGCACGAAGCGCCGTCCGGCGTGCGGCAGCAGCACGGTCGCGGCGGCGCACAGGGCGCGGGCGCGACGGTCTCGGATTCTCATCGGTACCTCCGGCGTCGGGGAGCAGAGCCGCCGTCCTGCGTCACCCACCTGCCGGTGACCGCCATTTCCGCGTTGCGCGGCAAATATTGCGGCACACCGACGACATCGGCCAGCGGGCCGGATCGGCCGGGGCCGTCACCCCTTCGATGCAGCAGAGGCGCTTCGTTCACACGTCCGCCGGTCTCTGTCGACCGTCCGTCAGCTACACCACCGCACGACCACGCGACGGTCACGTGTCCGTGGCGGGTACAAGACACCACCGGACGCCTCGTGACACACGGCCACGGGACGGCCCGCAGCCGTTGTCACACAACGGTGTCGTCACTGCACTCCGCCAGGGGACATCTGGGCGCGTTCCCTTAGCCGCGCGCGGCACGGAGTTCCCGCTCGGACCGTCGGTGTGGGAGGGGCGTCTCGCGTCGCAGTCCTGTGGTCCGCAACTCTCGGTGTCACACCAGCCGTTGACGGCCGCCGCACTCGCGAACTGGGCCGCAGCCGGCAGACCCGATGAGACCTCCGTCGACGACGCTCCAACCCCGAGCCACGTCCGCCCCAACGGGTTATTCGGTCACTGCCAGCCATCGGAGCAGCGACACACACGATTAGCGACGGGGTATCGACTCACGGTATCGTGCCGCCACTCACCAGATCGAGGCGTACTCCCCACGCCCATCGTGACGACTCCAGGAGAAGCTGTATGTCGGACGCTCCCTCGACCACCACCGGCAAGCGCGCACTCATCACGGGCATCACCGGGCAGGACGGCTCGTACCTCGCCGAACTGCTCCTCTCCAAGGGCTACCGGGTCCACGGCCTCATCCGGCGCGCCTCCACCTTCAACACCGGCCGGATCGAGCATCTCTACCAGGACCCCCACAACCCCGACGCCCGGCTGTTCTTGCACTACGGCGACCTCACCGACTCCAGCCGCCTCGTCACCCTGATCGACAAAATCGCGCCCGACGAGGTCTACCACCTCGGCGCCCAGTCCCACGTCCGCGTGTCCTTCGACGAGCCCGAATACACCGGCAACACCACCGGCGTCGGCACCACCCGCCTCCTCGAAGCCATCCGCATGGTCGGCGTCGACTGTCGCTTCTACCAAGCCTCGAGCTCGGAAATGTTCGGTGCCACCCCACCCCCGCAGCACGAGGACACCCCCTTCTACCCGCGCTCCCCCTACGGAGCCGCCAAGGTCTATGGCTACTGGATCGCCCGCAACTACCGCGAAGGCCACAACCTCTTCGCCGTCAACGGCATCCTGTTCAACCATGAATCGCCACGCCGAGGCGAAACCTTCGTCACCCGCAAGATCGCCCGCGCAGCCGCCCGAATCGCCCAGGGCGTCGATAAAGACGTCTACCTCGGTAACCTCGACGCCGTCCGCGACTGGGGCTACGCCCCCGAATACGTCGAAGGCATGTGGCGGATGCTCCAGGCCGACGAGCCCACCGACTACGTCCTGGCCACCGGGACCGCCTACACCGTCCGCGACTTCGCACAATTCTGCTTCGACCACGTCAACCTCAACTGGCAAGACCACGTCCGCTTCGACGAATCCTACCTCCGACCCACGGAAGTCGACGCTCTCATCGGAGACCCCACCAAAGCCGAGAAGATCCTAGGCTGGAAAGCACAGACCCTCCCCCCAGAACTCGCCCGCATCATGGTCGACTCCGAACTCTCGAACCGTACCGTCTAGGAACTAGGAAATACCCAAGGAGCTTCGACCCTTCCCTCATTCTCTGCGACTTCCAACTCATAATGATAAATTTGAATAGCCCGGCTGCTCTCGTCTACACAACAAATGACGGCCACCGACGCTTGCACACGTTG is a window encoding:
- a CDS encoding acyltransferase, producing MRIRDRRARALCAAATVLLPHAGRRFVHRRLLGHDLHPTARIGRSFVDVENLVMGEGAVIGSLNVVRGCTDVVLEKDASIGSLNFINSVRPDRGYFNHKERHPALILRQGSGVTAFHILDACDRIELDAFSWIAGFGTLVQTHAVDFDNVRQSCFPVRLGDHSLVSSRCVLLPGSVVPDASIVASGAVVTGKLTSEPHLFAGVPAKPVRALDPTAPFFVRTVVDIK
- a CDS encoding putative colanic acid biosynthesis acetyltransferase, with protein sequence MTDRRLDLFTGTGYDKGRSLPVQAAWFAVSHLLFQPWWMPARLRPVLLRAFGAQVGSGANIRNGVRVHWPWKLSLGEHVWIGEGAWLLNLEPIVLGDHVCVSQEAVLCTGSHDARSPSFEYDNAPITVGNGAWVALRAVVLRGTTVPAGVVVPAGTVLSRSAAARLQPRSPVERR
- the gmd gene encoding GDP-mannose 4,6-dehydratase, encoding MSDAPSTTTGKRALITGITGQDGSYLAELLLSKGYRVHGLIRRASTFNTGRIEHLYQDPHNPDARLFLHYGDLTDSSRLVTLIDKIAPDEVYHLGAQSHVRVSFDEPEYTGNTTGVGTTRLLEAIRMVGVDCRFYQASSSEMFGATPPPQHEDTPFYPRSPYGAAKVYGYWIARNYREGHNLFAVNGILFNHESPRRGETFVTRKIARAAARIAQGVDKDVYLGNLDAVRDWGYAPEYVEGMWRMLQADEPTDYVLATGTAYTVRDFAQFCFDHVNLNWQDHVRFDESYLRPTEVDALIGDPTKAEKILGWKAQTLPPELARIMVDSELSNRTV
- a CDS encoding polysaccharide biosynthesis tyrosine autokinase, with amino-acid sequence MTIREHLLVLRDSWKLIVGVTLAGVLVAGVVTLLTPATYSAAVTFYISTQSTSSSSTDAYQGSLLSQERVKSYTALLSGYRLANEVDSDLQLGEDPNDIAEDISASVSPDTVLLTAEVLDRSPQRAEQIAGAVGRTFPRLVATLEQPADRALPPPVTAQLVQGPLLAEKPVSPRPVLFLVLGLIAGLLAGVTVAVVRRSLDRTIRNAGQLAHVFPKPLLGAVETDPEITTTPLFLRDRPQSAAAENIRAVRTNFDMLNFGQHASRCYVVTSSVEGEGKSTVAVNLALAEARSGRRVLVIEADLRRPRAATYLGLPGAAGLTQLVSGRVRFTDVVQGTGTSRLDLLAAGSLPPNPLEMLESEQMRAVLRDARNRYDTVLLDAPPLVPVADGLALSKLGDGVLCVVRARVAPLESISRAREILSSAGLTNIGLVLNGVAPGESGYTGYYAARADPGPAPDLEATAGLHARPPSGSRAHARTRN